TTTAATTCAAGAAGGTAATATTGGGCTCATGAAAGCTGTTCGGCGTTTTAATCCTGAAGTTGGAGTACGTTTAGTTTCATTTGCTGTTCATTGGATTAAAGCTGAAATTCATGAATATGTGTTGCGTAATTGGCGAATAGTAAAGGTAGCTACTACGAAAGCTCAACGTAAACTTTTTTTTAATTTGCGTAAAAATAAAAAACGTATTGGATGGTTTAATCAAAATGAAATTGATATTGTTGCTAATGAGTTAGGTGTTACTAGTAAAGATGTGCGAGAGATGGAATCTAGAATGGCTGCACAAGATATGGCATTTGATATGAATGATAATGATCATGACAATGCTTCTGCACCTGTTTTATATATACAAGATAAAACTTCTGATTTTGCTGATAGTATTGAAGAAAATAATTGGGAAAATCATGCGACTGATAAATTAACTCAGGCAATTTCTACTTTAGATAAGCGTAGTCAAGATATTATCTATGCCAGATGGTTAGATGATGAAAATAAAACTACTTTGCAAGATTTAGCTGATAAATATTGTGTATCTGCTGAGAGAGTGCGTCAGTTAGAAAAAAATGCTATTAAAAAACTTAAGTTTATGATAGAATCAACATAGTGTAGTATAAATGTTAAAAATATAAAAATTGGCAATAAAGTATTTTATATATTAAAAGTATAAATATATAAAATAATAAAATTCAGCTTATTATTATATTTTTTGTTAAATATCAGTCATTTTTTATTTTTTATTTTTTTTTCTAAATAATGAATATTGGTACCTCCTTTTAAAAAATTATGATCATCCATAATGTTTTGTTGTAGTGCTATATTAGTTTTAATTCCATCAATAATTAGTTCAGATAAAGCATTTTTCATTCTAATAATAGCAATTTCACGAGTCTCACCATAAGTGATCAGTTTACCTATTAAAGAGTCATAATAAGATGGCACTGTATAACCTGTATAAATATGTGATTCCCAGCGTATACCTAAACCACCAGGAATATGTAGATGAGTAATTTTACCAGGACTTGGTAAAAATGTATTTGAATCTTCTGCGTTAATTCTACACTCAATTGAGTTACCATGAATTTTAATATTTTTTTGTTGAATTAATAAAGGTAAACCTGAAGCAATTTTCAATTGTTCTTTAATTAAATCAACCCCAGTAATCATTTCTGTCACAGGATGTTCAACTTGAATACGTGTATTCATTTCAATAAAATAAAATTTATCATTTTCATAAAGAAATTCAAAAGTACCAGCACCACGATAATTAATGTTAAGACAAGCATTTACACATTGTTCACCAATTTTTTTGCGTATTTCCATTTTTATACCAGGTGCTGGTGCTTCTTCAACTACTTTTTGATGCCGGCGTTGCATTGAACAATCGCGTTCAGGTAAATAAATCGCATTTCCTTGACCATCAGCGAGTATTTGAATTTCAATATGACGTAAATTTTTTAGAAATTTTTCCATATAAATTGTACTATTATTGCAAGAAGCTTTTGCTTCTACACGTGTCATAAAAATATTTTCTTCTAGATTTTTTTCATCATGAACAACCCTCATACCCCGACCACCACCAGTACCAGAAGCTTTAATAATTACTGGATATCCAATTTGATTAGCAATAGCTATATTATTTTTAATATTATCAGTTAAAGGCCCATTTGATCCAGGAATACAAGGTATTCCTACTTTCTTCATAGTTGCAATTGCAGATATTTTATCACCCATGAGTCTAATTGTTTCTGATTTAGGACCAATAAATATAAAACCGGAACGTTCAACTTTTTCAGCAAAGTCAGCATTTTCAGATAAAAAACCGTATCCAGGATGTATTCCTTCTGCAGCAGTAATTTCTGCTGCAGAAATTATTGCTGGTATATTAAGATAACTTTCAATTAAAGCTGCAGGACCTATACATATTGTTTCATCAGCAAGTAATACATGTTTTAAATATCGGTCAGCTGAGGAATGTACGGCTACAGTTTTTATTTTCAGTTCTTTACAAGCTCTTAAAATGCGTAAGGCAATTTCTCCACGATTAGCAATAACGATTTTTTTAAGCATATGTTGCCTCATCATTTTCTATGATAACCAGTGGTTCTTCAAATTCAACAGCAGCTCCGTTTTCTAATAAAATTGCTTTGATTATTCCTGATTTATCAGTTTCTATTTGATTCATCATTTTCATCGCTTCAATAATACATAAAGGATCTCCTAATTTCACCCTTTGACCAACTTCAATAAATGGTTTTGCTTTTGGATTTGGTGCTCTATAGAAAGTACCTACTATAGGAGATCTAATAATATAATCATCAATTTTTGTTTTTTTTTCACTTTTATTTTCAGATAAAATTTTATTTTGTTCTGTATGGTGTAATAAATTTGTCTGTGGTGTATTTTTTGTTATCATATAATGTTGTAAATTCGATGAATTTTGTATATTTTTACGATTAATTCTAATTGATTCTCCATCTTCTGATATTTCTAATTTAGAAATATCATATTTTTCTACAAGCTCAATTAATTTTTTAATTTTACGAATATCCATAAGTGAATTCCATATTTTTATTATTTATAAGTTTTTTATAGTTTTTGATTATTAATTAGTTAATAGGTTTTTAGTTTCAATATTTAATAAAAATTTAGCAGCAGATTCTAATGCAAAAAGATAACCATCAACTAGAAAACCACAAATGACGCCATTTGCAATATCAGATAGATAAGATTTTTTTCTGAATGATTCCCTTATATAAATATTAGTAAGGTGAATTTCATAAAAAGGAATCCCGACACTTAATATTGCATCTCGTAATGCTATACTAGTATGCGTTAATGCTGCTGGATTTATCAACATGAAATCAATTAAACCTTCAGCTTGATGTATTTTATTAATCAATTCATGTTCTGCATTAGATTGAAAATGGCTTAATTTAAATCCTAGTTGTTTTGCTTTTTCATTTGTTATATTGATAATATCCTTAAGTGTAATTGAACCATATAATTCTGTTTCTCTAACCCCCAGTCTATTTAAATTAGGCCCATTTAGAAGTAAGATATGAAAATTTTTTACCATTATAGTATCTCCTTTATTGATAATTTTCTATAATATGAATTTATATATTTTAATTTAATTAGTTTATTAATTATTGATAATAAAATTTTTAACTAATTTTTTTATTATAAAATTAATCATTTAAATTTCTATTAATACTCCTAATTAATTATCTATTTTGATTTTTATATTTTTACATTACATTACGTAATATAAAAATATACTATTAATATTAATATTAATATTAATAGTATATAAAAAATTATTTATCTATTTTAAATTATATTTAATATATAATTTGCTAAAATAATAGTATGGTATATTATTTTTATATGGTTTTTATAATAATCTATTTTAGATAGTTTTTATTTTAATTTAATTAATTTATTCGTGAAGTTAATAATATTAATTTGAATAAATATTAATATATTTGTTTATTAATATTTGACAATTGATGATATCAAATATATTTTTTATTTTTTAAATAAAAATATATATAATTAATAAAGTTAATTACTTAGTATTAAGTAAATTTATTAAAAATTTGTTGTCAATTCATTTAATTATTAAAATAAACTATATGTATTAGTTTTATCTTTACAGGATAATTCTTTCGTTATGTTTAAAAAAATTCGTGGTATGTTTTCCAACGACTTGTCTATTGATTTAGGTACAGCTAATACTTTAATCTATGTAAAAGGGCAAGGTATTGTATTAGATGAACCATCAGTTGTTGCTATTCGTCAAGATCGTGCAGGATCACCTAAAAGTGTTGCAGCTGTAGGTCATGAAGCAAAACAAATGTTAGGTAGAACACCAGGTAATATTGCAGCTATTCGTCCAATGAAAGATGGTGTAATTGCTGATTTTTATGTTACTGAAAAAATGTTGCAATATTTTATTAAACAAGTGCATAGCAATAGTTTTATGCGTCCTAGTCCTAGAGTACTAGTTTGTGTACCTGTTGGAGCAACTCAGGTAGAACGTCGTGCAATTCGTGAATCAGCATTAAGTGCTGGAGCTCGTGAAGTTTTTTTAATTGAAGAACCTATGTCTGCTGCAATTGGGGCAGGATTACCAGTTTCTGAAGCAACTGGTTCTATGGTTGTTGATATTGGTGGTGGAACAACTGAAGTAGCTGTTATTTCATTAAATGGTGTAGTTTATTCATCATCTGTACGTATTGGTGGTGATCGATTTGATG
This genomic interval from Candidatus Arsenophonus lipoptenae contains the following:
- the aroQ gene encoding type II 3-dehydroquinate dehydratase, with the protein product MVKNFHILLLNGPNLNRLGVRETELYGSITLKDIINITNEKAKQLGFKLSHFQSNAEHELINKIHQAEGLIDFMLINPAALTHTSIALRDAILSVGIPFYEIHLTNIYIRESFRKKSYLSDIANGVICGFLVDGYLFALESAAKFLLNIETKNLLTN
- the accC gene encoding acetyl-CoA carboxylase biotin carboxylase subunit; the protein is MLKKIVIANRGEIALRILRACKELKIKTVAVHSSADRYLKHVLLADETICIGPAALIESYLNIPAIISAAEITAAEGIHPGYGFLSENADFAEKVERSGFIFIGPKSETIRLMGDKISAIATMKKVGIPCIPGSNGPLTDNIKNNIAIANQIGYPVIIKASGTGGGRGMRVVHDEKNLEENIFMTRVEAKASCNNSTIYMEKFLKNLRHIEIQILADGQGNAIYLPERDCSMQRRHQKVVEEAPAPGIKMEIRKKIGEQCVNACLNINYRGAGTFEFLYENDKFYFIEMNTRIQVEHPVTEMITGVDLIKEQLKIASGLPLLIQQKNIKIHGNSIECRINAEDSNTFLPSPGKITHLHIPGGLGIRWESHIYTGYTVPSYYDSLIGKLITYGETREIAIIRMKNALSELIIDGIKTNIALQQNIMDDHNFLKGGTNIHYLEKKIKNKK
- the accB gene encoding acetyl-CoA carboxylase biotin carboxyl carrier protein → MDIRKIKKLIELVEKYDISKLEISEDGESIRINRKNIQNSSNLQHYMITKNTPQTNLLHHTEQNKILSENKSEKKTKIDDYIIRSPIVGTFYRAPNPKAKPFIEVGQRVKLGDPLCIIEAMKMMNQIETDKSGIIKAILLENGAAVEFEEPLVIIENDEATYA
- the rpoH gene encoding RNA polymerase sigma factor RpoH, translating into MIKDMQSLVLLSQSSIEAYVRLANAYPILTADKEKEYAKKLHYYSDLNAAKQLILSHLRFVIHIARNYSGYGLPQADLIQEGNIGLMKAVRRFNPEVGVRLVSFAVHWIKAEIHEYVLRNWRIVKVATTKAQRKLFFNLRKNKKRIGWFNQNEIDIVANELGVTSKDVREMESRMAAQDMAFDMNDNDHDNASAPVLYIQDKTSDFADSIEENNWENHATDKLTQAISTLDKRSQDIIYARWLDDENKTTLQDLADKYCVSAERVRQLEKNAIKKLKFMIEST
- a CDS encoding rod shape-determining protein, giving the protein MFKKIRGMFSNDLSIDLGTANTLIYVKGQGIVLDEPSVVAIRQDRAGSPKSVAAVGHEAKQMLGRTPGNIAAIRPMKDGVIADFYVTEKMLQYFIKQVHSNSFMRPSPRVLVCVPVGATQVERRAIRESALSAGAREVFLIEEPMSAAIGAGLPVSEATGSMVVDIGGGTTEVAVISLNGVVYSSSVRIGGDRFDEAIINYVRRNYGSLIGEATAERIKHEIGSAHPIDQIYEIEVRGRNLAEGVPRGFTLNSKEILDALQEALTGIVSAVMLALEQCPPELASDISERGMVLTGGGALLRNLDYLLMEATGIPVIVAEDPLTCVARGGGKALEMIDMHGGDLFSDD